Proteins found in one Brachyspira murdochii DSM 12563 genomic segment:
- a CDS encoding Cas8a1 family CRISPR/Cas system-associated protein, with translation MAKTKKSSQHELNLEDNQNNNIKKKEEYFEINLDTFLFNAGVIGFIEVLEKSEAHKGTSLDDKKDFYYEGQTLYINKKFLLNADLSQIYIDAMIKKFSDKTNISESIKKIDIILNDKENKDFKDDIKNIIDYFSAASIKTGLETLISKGISVNIQDNIEKIKEIIKSKNPNTEHIKNYLKEIKSDFENSKEVRDTLLMKNIMYTKINPFWENKAFLLPANSKKDIKEMFYKSFEEPLKELINNKKKFNYNCIVCNESINKDIDTTFLFEVGVDTNRKKSAFWNYNADSFICALCNYIYACTPLGFIDMSNLMLFVNQNDSIETLIKMNEKIDFVNNEDNKTYTAYNEIIRRILSEKTKELKSIQVIVRDKNHYLFNTIGKDSLQIIESMKDELNDIAKIKSIKITDDYWIDIYKDCLENILNFKNQWNLIFKLLKIEDNKFILNTIFNILKIQIAKDIIFLKEDNNMQKQFDLAYIAYKNGNEIRAKLIGANSSANLNSEQNKEADNKLRGLVYQLINYVHTSNRDLFLSNITRLYAGMNLSIPSIFLNIFKSDEEFKVIGNAYILGLKGSFYDNENSKNNDKKDN, from the coding sequence ATGGCAAAAACAAAAAAATCTAGTCAGCATGAATTAAATTTAGAAGATAATCAAAACAATAACATTAAAAAAAAAGAAGAATATTTTGAAATTAATCTTGATACTTTTCTTTTTAATGCAGGTGTTATAGGTTTTATTGAAGTATTGGAAAAGTCAGAAGCTCATAAAGGTACAAGTTTAGATGACAAAAAAGATTTTTACTATGAAGGGCAAACACTATATATTAATAAAAAATTTTTACTTAATGCTGATTTATCTCAAATATACATTGATGCTATGATAAAAAAATTTTCAGATAAAACTAATATATCAGAAAGCATTAAAAAAATTGATATTATATTAAATGATAAAGAAAATAAAGATTTTAAAGATGATATAAAAAATATAATAGATTATTTTTCAGCCGCAAGTATAAAAACAGGATTGGAAACTTTAATATCTAAAGGTATTTCAGTAAATATACAAGATAATATTGAGAAAATAAAAGAAATAATAAAATCAAAAAATCCTAATACAGAACACATAAAAAATTATTTAAAAGAAATAAAATCAGATTTTGAAAACAGCAAAGAAGTAAGAGATACTCTTTTAATGAAAAATATAATGTATACTAAAATAAATCCGTTTTGGGAAAATAAAGCCTTTTTACTTCCTGCCAATTCTAAAAAGGATATAAAAGAAATGTTTTACAAATCTTTTGAAGAGCCTTTAAAAGAACTAATAAATAATAAAAAGAAATTTAATTATAACTGCATAGTCTGTAATGAAAGCATAAATAAAGATATTGATACTACTTTTTTATTTGAAGTTGGTGTTGATACTAATAGAAAAAAATCTGCATTTTGGAACTATAATGCTGACAGCTTTATATGTGCTTTATGCAATTATATATATGCATGTACTCCTTTAGGTTTTATAGACATGTCTAATTTAATGCTTTTTGTTAATCAAAATGACAGCATAGAAACTTTAATAAAGATGAATGAAAAAATAGATTTTGTAAATAACGAAGATAATAAAACATACACTGCATATAATGAAATAATTAGAAGAATACTTTCAGAAAAGACTAAAGAGTTAAAATCTATTCAGGTTATAGTAAGAGATAAAAATCATTATTTATTTAACACTATAGGAAAAGATTCGCTTCAAATTATTGAATCAATGAAAGACGAACTTAATGATATAGCAAAAATAAAATCAATAAAAATAACTGATGATTATTGGATTGATATTTATAAGGATTGTTTGGAAAATATTTTAAACTTTAAAAATCAATGGAACTTAATATTTAAACTTCTAAAAATAGAAGATAATAAATTTATATTAAATACAATATTCAATATACTAAAAATACAAATAGCAAAAGATATTATATTTCTGAAGGAGGATAATAATATGCAAAAACAATTTGATTTAGCATATATAGCCTATAAAAACGGCAATGAAATAAGGGCTAAATTAATCGGGGCAAACAGCAGTGCCAATTTAAATAGCGAACAAAATAAAGAAGCTGATAATAAATTGAGGGGGTTAGTATATCAGTTAATAAATTATGTTCATACTTCAAACAGAGATTTATTTTTAAGTAATATTACAAGACTTTATGCTGGAATGAATTTGAGCATACCAAGTATATTTTTAAATATTTTTAAAAGCGATGAAGAGTTTAAAGTAATAGGAAATGCTTATATACTAGGGCTTAAAGGTTCATTTTATGATAATGAAAATAGCAAAAATAATGATAAAAAAGATAATTAA
- a CDS encoding ATP-binding protein: MDKDKIHQKPLMEELYKDELDALKKEDKNKKPKNWLLSPQAVRDFILGKELKDGTVIKRKFYGDDALVERAIITLAGNRGLMLVGEPGTAKTMLSELLSAAISGNSTITIQGTAGTNEDNIKYSWNYAMLFAKGPVEEALIPSPVYSGMSKGIITRFEEITRCPLEIQDSLISILSDKIMNIPEQNRVLFANAGFNIIATANTRDKGINEMSSALKRRFNFETVEPIKNPKLEGEIITNQCQTLLELADIDIDIDYDVVDILASTFNELRSGKSFENTKIQELNSVMSTAEAVSVYYQSALHSYYYGDKKIKMETVVGSLIGSVAKENKDDIPKLKNYFNNSVKIKAEKMGKRWKEYYESRNLIK, encoded by the coding sequence ATGGATAAAGATAAAATACATCAAAAACCCTTAATGGAAGAACTTTATAAAGATGAACTTGATGCACTTAAAAAAGAAGATAAAAATAAAAAACCAAAAAATTGGCTTCTTTCTCCGCAGGCAGTAAGAGACTTTATACTAGGCAAAGAATTAAAAGACGGCACTGTTATAAAAAGAAAATTCTACGGTGATGATGCCTTAGTAGAAAGAGCAATAATAACATTAGCAGGCAACAGAGGATTAATGCTTGTAGGAGAACCCGGTACTGCCAAAACTATGCTAAGCGAATTATTATCAGCAGCTATCAGCGGAAACAGCACTATAACTATACAGGGAACGGCTGGAACTAATGAAGATAATATAAAATACTCTTGGAATTATGCTATGCTTTTTGCAAAAGGTCCTGTAGAAGAGGCACTTATACCATCTCCTGTTTACAGCGGTATGAGCAAAGGGATTATTACAAGATTTGAAGAGATTACAAGATGCCCGCTTGAAATACAGGATTCTCTTATAAGTATATTAAGCGATAAAATTATGAATATACCCGAACAAAACAGAGTATTATTTGCAAATGCTGGGTTTAATATTATAGCTACTGCCAATACCAGAGATAAGGGTATAAATGAGATGAGCAGTGCCTTAAAAAGAAGATTCAATTTTGAGACCGTTGAGCCTATCAAAAATCCTAAACTTGAAGGCGAAATAATAACAAATCAATGCCAAACTTTATTAGAGCTTGCTGATATCGATATTGATATAGATTATGATGTTGTAGACATTCTTGCTTCTACATTTAATGAACTTAGAAGCGGAAAAAGTTTTGAGAATACTAAAATACAGGAGCTTAACTCTGTTATGAGTACGGCTGAGGCTGTTTCTGTATATTATCAGTCTGCTCTTCATTCATATTATTACGGAGATAAAAAAATAAAAATGGAAACTGTAGTTGGCAGCTTGATTGGAAGTGTGGCTAAAGAAAATAAAGATGATATTCCTAAATTAAAAAACTATTTTAATAACTCTGTCAAAATAAAAGCTGAAAAAATGGGGAAAAGATGGAAAGAGTATTATGAAAGCAGAAATTTGATTAAATAA
- the cas6 gene encoding CRISPR-associated endoribonuclease Cas6 codes for MRINLNFELENNIINKEYRLTIISFIKNALKNYLPNTYDAIYNNNTKMKAFTFGVYLPDAKINNDNIELSSRYINVTFSIFDNQLFIELYNSFNNMINKKYPKDENTKSQMIMTLKKITMQNEKPIKQNRIIIKFLSPLVLRSHNRETNKDIYVTFKDDNFNDILNQSVERLAKEFDFEISQIKLTPLNLTDDNGNIIQEESKTTVVPFKELLINVSYGKFCLEGGIKLLNNLYKTGIGSRRSEGFGLFEVL; via the coding sequence ATGCGTATAAATCTTAATTTTGAGCTTGAAAATAATATAATAAACAAAGAATACAGATTAACAATTATAAGCTTCATTAAAAATGCATTAAAAAATTATTTGCCAAATACATATGATGCAATTTATAACAATAACACAAAGATGAAGGCATTTACATTCGGAGTGTATTTGCCAGATGCCAAAATCAATAATGATAATATAGAACTTTCAAGCAGATATATAAATGTAACTTTTTCTATATTTGATAATCAATTATTTATAGAGCTTTATAATTCTTTTAATAATATGATAAACAAAAAATATCCTAAAGATGAAAATACAAAAAGCCAAATGATTATGACATTAAAAAAAATAACTATGCAAAATGAAAAGCCTATAAAACAAAATAGAATAATAATAAAATTTTTAAGCCCATTAGTATTACGCAGTCATAACAGAGAAACTAATAAAGATATATATGTAACATTTAAAGATGATAATTTTAATGACATTCTCAATCAATCGGTAGAGAGGCTTGCAAAAGAGTTTGATTTTGAAATATCTCAAATAAAATTAACACCATTAAATCTAACAGATGATAACGGCAATATTATACAGGAAGAATCCAAAACAACAGTTGTACCTTTCAAAGAATTGTTAATAAATGTTTCCTACGGCAAATTCTGTTTGGAAGGCGGCATTAAACTACTAAACAATCTCTACAAAACAGGTATAGGAAGCAGAAGAAGCGAAGGTTTCGGATTATTTGAAGTTTTATAA
- a CDS encoding DMT family transporter, producing MGIFLLIGVTALSASAIFVKLANAPSSIMAFYRIFISFWFIFIITMSKKTTREEIFSLTKKEIILGLISGVSLALHYFLWFHSLNLTSVASATVIVTLQPLFAFVAGYFFFKERYTKLAVSGFIIAVIGSIIIGWGDFQLSGKALIGDLLSFISAGFISNYFIIGQYTRRRLSAFSWISLTYFFAFVFLGILSYIMHIPFTGYSSKTWFNILGLTLISTMLGQMVFTWLLKYFSATVISMTILGEAVGTCILGYFILHETVSLQQFVGIIVILLGIGIFLWEKRKTIS from the coding sequence ATGGGCATATTCTTACTTATCGGAGTTACGGCATTATCAGCATCAGCAATATTTGTTAAACTAGCTAATGCCCCGTCATCTATAATGGCATTTTACAGAATATTTATTTCATTCTGGTTTATTTTTATTATTACAATGTCAAAAAAAACAACCAGAGAAGAAATATTTTCTCTTACAAAAAAAGAAATTATACTAGGCTTAATATCTGGTGTTTCACTTGCTCTTCATTATTTTTTATGGTTTCATTCACTAAATCTCACATCAGTTGCAAGTGCTACTGTAATAGTAACACTTCAGCCTTTATTTGCATTCGTGGCTGGATATTTCTTTTTTAAAGAAAGATACACAAAACTAGCAGTATCTGGTTTTATCATAGCGGTAATAGGATCTATTATCATAGGCTGGGGAGATTTTCAATTAAGCGGAAAAGCTCTGATTGGAGATTTGCTTTCATTTATATCGGCTGGGTTTATAAGCAATTATTTTATTATAGGACAGTATACAAGAAGAAGATTATCCGCATTCAGCTGGATAAGCCTCACATACTTTTTTGCTTTTGTATTTTTAGGTATATTATCATATATAATGCATATACCTTTTACTGGCTACTCATCAAAAACTTGGTTTAATATATTAGGGCTTACTTTGATATCAACTATGCTTGGTCAAATGGTATTTACTTGGCTTTTAAAATATTTCTCTGCCACAGTTATATCTATGACTATTTTAGGAGAGGCTGTAGGAACATGTATACTAGGATATTTTATACTTCATGAAACTGTAAGCCTTCAGCAGTTTGTAGGGATAATAGTAATACTGCTTGGTATAGGAATATTTTTGTGGGAAAAAAGAAAAACTATTTCATAA
- a CDS encoding EFR1 family ferrodoxin (N-terminal region resembles flavodoxins. C-terminal ferrodoxin region binds two 4Fe-4S clusters.), protein MFVNKVYSIYYSATGTTQKIVSFIGENIAKQLNVPFEKINFSLPKNREKVLEFKEGDLVVCGSPTYAGRIPNVMLPFYKNNIKASGALAIPVVLYGNRNFDDSLIELRNTMEENGFHTIAGAGFIGEHAFSYVLAANRPDEKDMEIALTFVNKAVEKIKNNEEIPSEPIKVRGNEPIRPYYIPRDEHEHAIDILKVKPKVDTSKCTNCKTCAHVCPLASIDFDDITKYVGKCIKCGACIKKCPEHCRYYDDEGFLYHQHDLEKQFERRAEPELFY, encoded by the coding sequence ATGTTTGTAAATAAAGTATATTCAATATATTACAGTGCAACAGGCACAACACAAAAGATAGTTTCTTTTATAGGAGAAAATATCGCAAAACAGTTAAATGTCCCTTTTGAAAAAATTAACTTTTCTTTACCAAAAAACAGAGAAAAAGTATTGGAGTTTAAAGAAGGAGACCTTGTAGTATGCGGAAGTCCTACATATGCAGGAAGAATCCCTAATGTTATGCTTCCTTTTTATAAAAATAACATCAAAGCTAGCGGAGCTTTGGCTATACCAGTAGTTTTATATGGAAATAGAAACTTTGACGATTCTTTAATAGAGCTTAGAAATACTATGGAGGAAAACGGTTTTCATACAATAGCTGGTGCCGGATTTATAGGGGAACATGCATTTTCGTATGTGCTTGCTGCCAACCGACCTGATGAAAAGGATATGGAAATAGCTTTAACATTTGTTAATAAGGCTGTAGAAAAAATAAAAAATAATGAAGAAATACCTTCTGAACCTATAAAGGTAAGAGGAAATGAACCTATACGTCCTTACTATATTCCTAGAGATGAACATGAACATGCTATTGATATACTTAAAGTAAAACCAAAAGTAGACACTTCTAAATGCACCAACTGTAAAACTTGTGCTCATGTATGTCCGCTTGCTTCTATAGATTTTGATGATATTACAAAATATGTAGGTAAATGTATAAAATGCGGTGCCTGCATAAAAAAATGTCCAGAACATTGCAGATATTATGATGATGAAGGTTTCCTATATCATCAGCATGACCTTGAAAAACAGTTTGAAAGAAGAGCTGAACCAGAGCTATTCTATTAA
- a CDS encoding DNA-formamidopyrimidine glycosylase family protein, translating to MKELPNLITLINSIKGEICYSYINKIVAIDKQYKEMEDVEGQKIIDVLRYGGYMHFQFSQDAMLVDLGPNGSFVLTEDDTYDNSIIKLETDHGNFFVVDDGKNKEEMTKIIPIWKDSTTMPQIGYDPLTKQFNYNLFCQLLADNDTTVEKLIKNPLILSGIGNVYGDMILKKASITKKTKTSEITKVKAREIFDAIKQVLREASGNTEEEDSDISEE from the coding sequence ATGAAAGAACTACCAAATTTAATTACATTAATAAACTCTATTAAAGGGGAGATTTGCTATTCTTATATCAATAAAATAGTAGCTATAGATAAACAATATAAAGAAATGGAAGATGTAGAGGGTCAGAAGATTATAGATGTACTAAGATACGGAGGATATATGCATTTTCAGTTTTCTCAGGATGCTATGCTTGTAGATTTAGGTCCTAATGGTTCTTTTGTACTTACAGAAGATGATACATATGATAATAGTATTATTAAATTAGAAACAGATCATGGAAATTTTTTTGTTGTAGATGATGGTAAAAATAAAGAAGAAATGACTAAAATAATTCCTATATGGAAAGATTCTACTACAATGCCTCAAATAGGTTATGATCCTCTTACTAAGCAGTTTAATTATAATTTATTCTGTCAATTACTTGCAGATAATGATACCACTGTAGAGAAGTTAATAAAAAATCCTCTAATATTAAGCGGCATAGGCAATGTATATGGGGATATGATACTAAAAAAGGCATCAATAACTAAAAAAACTAAAACTTCAGAAATAACTAAGGTCAAAGCTAGAGAGATATTTGATGCTATAAAGCAGGTTTTAAGAGAGGCATCTGGAAATACAGAAGAAGAGGATAGTGATATTTCAGAAGAATAA
- a CDS encoding carboxymuconolactone decarboxylase family protein, producing the protein MNNLINFKIKDKDNYFESIEDAYIKPPKKIPLFLKLPMRIAKKKVKKDLLLPKILAWNPKTAISSGIMEALITHDDKEVPKRLLKLIRIQISIDIACPFCIDMNSFEYDKENVTEEEIKYLQNKDIDSCHTMSNKEKIALKYISAITKTPVIISEALITEVKKEYSERAILILASTAAQVNYWARLIRALGVPTAGFTNICKINKNN; encoded by the coding sequence ATGAATAATCTAATCAATTTTAAAATTAAAGACAAAGACAATTATTTTGAAAGCATAGAAGATGCCTATATAAAGCCTCCAAAGAAAATACCTCTATTTTTAAAACTTCCAATGCGGATAGCAAAAAAGAAAGTAAAAAAAGACCTGCTCCTTCCAAAGATTTTAGCTTGGAATCCTAAAACCGCAATAAGCTCTGGTATAATGGAGGCATTAATTACACATGATGATAAGGAAGTGCCTAAAAGACTTTTAAAACTCATAAGAATACAAATCTCAATAGACATAGCCTGCCCATTTTGTATAGATATGAACAGCTTTGAATATGATAAAGAAAATGTAACCGAAGAAGAAATAAAATATTTACAAAATAAGGATATAGATTCATGCCATACAATGTCAAATAAAGAAAAGATTGCTTTAAAATATATTTCAGCCATTACAAAAACACCAGTAATAATATCTGAAGCATTAATAACGGAAGTAAAAAAAGAGTATTCAGAGAGAGCAATATTAATATTAGCCTCTACTGCCGCACAGGTAAATTATTGGGCTAGACTTATAAGGGCTTTGGGAGTACCTACTGCTGGATTTACAAATATTTGCAAAATTAATAAAAATAACTAA
- a CDS encoding UDP-glucuronic acid decarboxylase family protein: MKRIIVTGGAGFLGSHLCERLLNEGNYVISIDNFFTGSNENIKHLADNKNFESIRHDITEPIHIECDEIYNFACPASPIHYQRNPVHTFKTSVFGILNMLDLARDCNARILQASTSEVYGDPLEHPQKESYWGHVNPNGIRSCYDEGKRSAETLMMDYHRQYNTDIKIIRIFNTYGPRMNENDGRVVSNFVIQALKNADITVYGDGSQTRSFCYCDDLIDGAVRMMNSENFIGPVNLGNPYEMTVLEFAKKIIEMTNSKSKIVFKELPKDDPVKRQPNITLAKEKLDWTPNYKLEEGLKKTIEYFDNYLKNK; this comes from the coding sequence ATGAAAAGAATTATTGTAACAGGCGGGGCTGGTTTTTTAGGCTCTCATCTATGCGAAAGATTATTAAATGAAGGCAATTATGTAATATCTATTGATAATTTTTTTACAGGATCTAATGAAAATATAAAGCATTTAGCAGATAATAAAAATTTTGAAAGTATAAGACATGATATAACAGAACCTATACATATAGAATGCGATGAAATATATAATTTTGCCTGTCCTGCTTCACCTATACATTATCAAAGAAACCCAGTACATACATTTAAAACAAGTGTTTTTGGAATACTTAATATGCTTGATTTGGCAAGAGACTGTAATGCCAGAATACTTCAAGCCTCAACAAGCGAAGTATACGGAGATCCTTTAGAACATCCTCAAAAGGAAAGTTATTGGGGACATGTGAATCCTAATGGTATAAGAAGCTGTTACGATGAGGGTAAAAGAAGTGCTGAAACTTTGATGATGGACTATCATAGACAGTATAATACAGATATAAAAATTATAAGAATATTTAATACCTACGGACCAAGAATGAATGAAAATGACGGAAGGGTAGTGTCAAATTTTGTTATACAGGCATTAAAGAATGCGGATATAACAGTTTACGGAGATGGAAGCCAGACAAGAAGTTTCTGCTACTGTGATGATTTAATAGACGGTGCTGTACGTATGATGAACAGTGAAAACTTTATAGGACCTGTAAATTTGGGTAATCCTTATGAGATGACAGTTTTAGAGTTTGCAAAGAAAATAATAGAGATGACTAATTCAAAATCTAAAATAGTGTTTAAAGAGCTTCCTAAAGATGACCCTGTAAAAAGACAGCCTAATATAACTTTGGCTAAAGAAAAACTTGATTGGACACCTAATTATAAACTAGAAGAAGGGCTTAAAAAAACTATTGAGTATTTTGACAATTATTTAAAAAATAAATAA
- the cas7i gene encoding type I-B CRISPR-associated protein Cas7/Cst2/DevR, whose translation MENKGLTLSIIFEAESANYGESFGNISSLKKLSRGDGNSYSYISRQALRYNIINQLGWDNTKVSNADKVVQFEKDASIKDYPEIDFFGYMKTGKNSVNGSSNTRNAVVRLSNAVALESYNSDLDFLTNMALAKRGAMDNAIAQSEIHKSYYAYTVTIDLDKVGIDEIIKDKENNKEIQEIDNKEKAKRVKELLKILKTLYRDIKGRRENLSPLFIIGGVYNIKNPFFENRLKVNKNNLEIKTIKDVLDLDSEIKNNTICGLVDSIFANTEEIKKELDAKTVSYVIDELSKKVDEYYV comes from the coding sequence ATGGAAAATAAAGGTTTAACATTAAGTATAATATTTGAAGCAGAAAGTGCAAACTATGGGGAGAGTTTCGGAAATATAAGCTCATTAAAAAAATTAAGCAGAGGAGACGGAAACAGCTATAGTTATATATCAAGACAGGCATTGAGATATAATATTATAAATCAATTAGGCTGGGATAATACAAAAGTTTCTAATGCTGATAAAGTTGTACAGTTTGAAAAAGATGCTTCTATAAAAGACTATCCAGAAATAGATTTTTTTGGATACATGAAAACAGGAAAAAACAGCGTTAATGGTTCTTCAAATACTAGAAATGCAGTTGTACGATTGAGTAATGCTGTTGCTTTGGAAAGTTATAATTCTGATTTGGATTTTCTCACTAATATGGCACTTGCTAAAAGAGGAGCTATGGATAATGCTATTGCTCAAAGCGAGATACATAAGTCATACTATGCATACACTGTTACCATTGATTTGGATAAAGTGGGAATAGATGAAATCATAAAAGATAAAGAAAATAACAAAGAAATACAGGAAATAGATAATAAAGAAAAAGCGAAAAGAGTTAAAGAGCTTTTAAAAATATTAAAAACTTTATATAGAGATATAAAAGGAAGAAGAGAAAATTTAAGTCCTTTATTTATAATAGGAGGAGTTTATAATATTAAAAATCCATTCTTTGAAAACAGACTAAAAGTTAATAAAAATAATTTGGAAATAAAAACTATAAAAGATGTTCTTGATTTGGACAGTGAAATAAAAAATAACACTATATGCGGATTGGTAGATTCAATATTTGCAAATACTGAAGAGATAAAAAAAGAGTTGGATGCAAAAACTGTATCATATGTTATAGACGAATTATCCAAAAAGGTTGACGAATACTATGTATGA
- the ade gene encoding adenine deaminase, with product MTIEKLSKMIEISSGKVLADLVIRNCKVVDPISSTITDADIAISDDYIVGVGSYNGKEVIDAKGSYAASGLIDSHVHIESSLCTPASFAEVVIPFGTTLIITDPHEIANVCGIEGIKFMINSAKKSPLKCKFMLSSCVPAVGFEDSGAILDADIIEEFINDDDILGLAEMMNAQGVLSLDREVIRKLIASINAGKIIDGHGVMLGGKTLNAYRAAGVYTDHECVSAKDLKARIANGMYVLLRQGSAAQNLASLLQGVNQSNARRCAMCTDDKHLDDIMKYGHISHNLKIAVEHGLDVFNAIAMATINAAECYGLKNIGLIASGYKADIVLFDDLKDFKANKVFIDGKLVSENGHALFKTDKDDYNDNIFNTVNIAPITVNDIQIKLKTDEANVIRIVNKDLITEKSVRIVGFENGYFKYRKSVDILKLVVAERHKRTGKIGLGLIENYKLKNGAIAASVSHDSHNIIAVGDNDEDIILAIKEIEKCSGGITIVKNGEVLDTLELKIAGIMSNETPSDIVKKIYSMHELAYNELNVNRDIDPFMTLSFMALPVIPEIKLTTNGLFDVKEFKFIDVSV from the coding sequence ATGACTATAGAAAAATTATCAAAGATGATAGAAATTTCAAGCGGTAAGGTTTTAGCTGATTTGGTAATAAGAAACTGCAAGGTAGTAGACCCAATATCTTCAACAATTACTGATGCGGATATTGCGATTTCAGATGACTATATTGTAGGCGTGGGTTCTTATAATGGAAAAGAAGTTATAGATGCTAAAGGCTCTTATGCTGCAAGCGGACTTATAGATTCGCATGTGCATATAGAGTCATCTTTATGTACTCCGGCTAGTTTTGCAGAAGTGGTTATTCCTTTCGGTACTACTTTAATAATAACAGACCCTCATGAAATAGCGAATGTATGCGGTATTGAAGGCATAAAGTTTATGATTAACTCTGCTAAAAAGAGTCCTTTAAAATGCAAGTTTATGCTTTCTTCATGCGTACCTGCTGTGGGCTTTGAAGATTCCGGAGCTATACTTGATGCAGATATTATAGAAGAGTTTATAAATGATGATGATATATTAGGACTTGCCGAGATGATGAATGCTCAAGGTGTATTATCACTTGATAGGGAAGTTATTAGAAAACTTATTGCTTCTATTAATGCAGGTAAGATTATAGACGGGCATGGAGTAATGCTTGGAGGAAAAACGCTTAATGCTTATAGGGCTGCTGGAGTTTATACCGACCATGAATGCGTATCTGCTAAAGATTTAAAGGCAAGAATAGCTAACGGAATGTATGTACTTTTAAGGCAGGGGTCTGCTGCTCAGAATTTAGCTTCGCTCTTACAGGGAGTTAATCAAAGCAATGCCAGAAGATGTGCTATGTGTACTGATGATAAGCATTTGGACGATATAATGAAATACGGGCATATATCTCATAATTTAAAAATAGCAGTTGAACATGGTCTTGATGTATTTAATGCTATTGCTATGGCTACTATTAATGCGGCAGAATGCTACGGGCTTAAAAATATTGGTTTGATAGCTTCCGGATATAAGGCGGATATTGTTTTATTTGATGATTTGAAAGATTTTAAGGCTAATAAAGTATTTATAGATGGTAAATTGGTTTCTGAAAACGGACATGCTTTATTTAAAACAGATAAAGATGATTATAATGATAATATTTTTAATACGGTAAATATCGCTCCTATTACGGTTAATGATATACAGATAAAATTAAAAACAGATGAGGCTAATGTTATAAGAATAGTTAATAAAGATTTGATAACAGAAAAAAGTGTGAGAATAGTGGGCTTTGAAAACGGATATTTTAAATACAGAAAGAGTGTTGATATATTAAAATTGGTAGTGGCAGAAAGGCATAAAAGAACTGGTAAAATAGGTTTGGGTTTAATAGAAAATTATAAATTAAAAAACGGAGCAATAGCAGCAAGTGTTTCTCATGACTCTCATAATATAATAGCAGTTGGAGATAATGATGAAGATATAATACTTGCTATAAAAGAAATAGAAAAATGTTCTGGCGGCATTACCATAGTAAAGAATGGTGAAGTTCTTGATACTTTAGAATTAAAAATAGCCGGCATTATGTCAAATGAAACGCCAAGCGATATAGTAAAAAAAATATATTCTATGCATGAATTAGCTTATAATGAACTTAATGTTAATAGAGATATAGACCCTTTTATGACTTTATCATTTATGGCACTTCCAGTTATACCAGAAATAAAACTTACTACAAACGGATTATTTGATGTAAAAGAGTTTAAGTTTATAGATGTGAGTGTATAA
- a CDS encoding DUF167 domain-containing protein translates to MNIEVKVTAGAKSNSFKFENGAYYVRIMAKAIDGKANKAIIEFLADELNIKKKDIDILKGEKSSKKIIAINIEENKLKEYFSKN, encoded by the coding sequence ATGAACATAGAAGTTAAAGTAACAGCGGGAGCTAAATCCAATAGTTTTAAATTTGAAAATGGTGCTTATTATGTTCGCATTATGGCTAAGGCTATAGACGGCAAGGCTAATAAGGCTATAATTGAATTTTTGGCTGATGAGCTTAATATTAAAAAAAAAGATATTGATATACTTAAAGGTGAGAAAAGCAGCAAAAAAATTATAGCTATTAATATCGAAGAAAATAAACTCAAAGAGTATTTTAGTAAAAATTAG